In a single window of the Bacteroidota bacterium genome:
- a CDS encoding alpha/beta hydrolase fold domain-containing protein codes for MKTLLLLSALLIFVHNSSLAQTQTDIPYGSDPLQKLDYWSAASPAAPIIIIAHGGGWFTGDKSGAPYQNASQLFNNEGYAVVNINYRLTPTVTYPSHIEDITCALAWTKNNASLMNGDSSRIVIYGHSAGGQIAAYLGVRPINSMLAGCSNTAGLNVDGVILTSATVDFDMTNPADWSPIINMLGDTSLYWDVAQPTNHCANNFSTKFLILCGDLDNLWIDQDSAFHDSLIYYNHCSRLHMFTGYDHSTMITNLTATNAVFLAMTSFLDSLWNNQLCIPTGMEEPLISSFTVYPNPSSGYFTVNIPLIRQAKAELKIVDLLGKEVSFQTIKDNYRETFCVNLNLPCGIYFLQLKSDDFIQNIKLEVIK; via the coding sequence ATGAAAACTCTTTTACTTCTCTCTGCTCTGCTGATTTTCGTTCACAATAGTTCGCTTGCCCAAACACAAACGGACATTCCATACGGAAGCGACCCTTTACAAAAACTTGATTACTGGTCTGCCGCTTCTCCTGCTGCTCCGATAATTATTATTGCACACGGTGGAGGATGGTTTACGGGTGATAAAAGCGGAGCGCCCTATCAGAACGCATCGCAACTTTTTAATAATGAAGGATACGCTGTGGTAAATATCAACTACCGCCTGACTCCCACAGTAACTTATCCTTCCCATATTGAGGACATTACCTGTGCGCTCGCATGGACAAAAAATAATGCTTCGCTGATGAATGGAGATTCATCCCGCATCGTAATTTATGGACATTCAGCAGGAGGACAGATAGCGGCATATCTTGGAGTGCGCCCCATCAACAGCATGCTTGCCGGATGTTCAAACACTGCGGGGTTGAATGTAGACGGTGTAATACTCACTTCTGCCACCGTTGATTTCGACATGACCAATCCTGCCGACTGGTCACCGATAATAAATATGCTTGGCGATACATCTTTATACTGGGATGTTGCCCAGCCGACAAATCATTGTGCAAATAATTTCAGCACAAAGTTTTTAATTCTATGCGGAGACCTTGATAATTTATGGATAGACCAGGATTCCGCGTTTCACGATTCGCTGATTTATTATAATCATTGTTCGCGCCTGCATATGTTTACTGGATACGACCATAGCACTATGATAACGAATTTAACTGCAACCAATGCGGTGTTTCTTGCCATGACCTCATTTCTTGATTCGCTTTGGAATAATCAACTTTGCATTCCAACAGGAATGGAAGAACCTTTGATTTCTTCTTTTACCGTATATCCCAACCCTTCCAGCGGGTATTTTACAGTTAACATTCCTCTTATAAGGCAAGCAAAAGCCGAATTAAAAATTGTAGATTTACTGGGAAAAGAGGTTTCTTTTCAAACTATAAAAGATAATTATCGCGAAACATTTTGCGTGAATTTGAACCTGCCCTGCGGAATTTATTTTCTGCAATTAAAATCCGATGACTTCATTCAAAACATAAAATTAGAAGTGATAAAATGA
- a CDS encoding T9SS type A sorting domain-containing protein, translating into MKIFTLFIGLIFISHLTFAQADVWSPVVTDGFSNPNNYGIVEFDVFKGQLYAATAQKAVGTAQLWRSTTGNTGSWTQVTNFIPALPSAVKNIPSFGKTNLGGGIMWLGTGSPNTGTRIYRSTDGSNWTAISKKGFGNPGLITPSPNMVVFQGTSDTIPYLYAGGGSHGGSTNAEVFRIPYNSTDSADWVKLIDFDTVATTASDIVDLISYWCVWNNKIYFSGNGSGQIWESSDGINFTQNLLGGTGYGFGVPSNIVIACLQVFNDTLFAATTNKILGGQMYRTGDGINWQSVTTDAFGKGNSAEELHNIDTAFGYIWVTAYTDTATSNGCPIWRSSDGWFFVQSNTDGFGNPDIDGENPVTISFGNNMYFGGPNYTAGGQIWRTTVATEVQNLSNNILINVFPNPNNGEFTVYGLQFPVQLQIYNSLGQIVHEQTLNSNLKTVNLSEAKSGIYFLQIKSDNFIQTEKLEVIK; encoded by the coding sequence ATGAAAATATTTACACTTTTTATCGGACTGATTTTTATTTCTCATCTGACCTTCGCGCAAGCAGACGTTTGGTCACCTGTTGTTACGGATGGATTCAGCAATCCAAATAATTACGGCATTGTAGAGTTTGATGTTTTTAAAGGACAGTTGTATGCTGCTACTGCCCAGAAAGCCGTTGGAACAGCACAACTCTGGCGTTCAACTACAGGAAACACCGGCAGTTGGACACAAGTAACAAACTTTATTCCGGCTTTGCCTTCAGCTGTAAAAAATATTCCTTCCTTCGGCAAAACAAATCTGGGAGGTGGAATCATGTGGTTAGGAACAGGGAGTCCGAACACCGGCACAAGAATATACCGGTCAACTGATGGCTCAAACTGGACAGCCATAAGTAAAAAAGGATTTGGAAACCCGGGACTAATTACTCCTTCTCCTAATATGGTGGTGTTTCAAGGCACTTCTGATACCATCCCGTACCTTTATGCGGGCGGTGGCTCTCATGGCGGAAGCACCAATGCTGAGGTTTTCAGAATTCCCTATAACAGTACCGATTCTGCTGACTGGGTGAAGCTGATAGATTTTGATACAGTGGCTACCACCGCTTCAGATATTGTGGATCTTATCAGTTATTGGTGCGTATGGAACAACAAAATTTATTTTAGCGGCAATGGCAGTGGTCAGATTTGGGAATCATCGGATGGAATAAATTTTACACAAAACTTATTAGGAGGAACCGGATATGGATTTGGTGTCCCTTCCAACATTGTGATTGCCTGCCTGCAGGTTTTTAATGATACCCTTTTTGCTGCTACTACGAATAAAATATTAGGCGGACAAATGTACAGAACGGGTGATGGAATAAACTGGCAGTCAGTTACAACAGATGCTTTTGGAAAAGGTAATTCTGCTGAAGAGCTTCACAATATTGACACTGCTTTTGGCTATATATGGGTTACCGCTTATACAGATACGGCAACTTCCAACGGTTGTCCGATTTGGCGTTCAAGCGATGGCTGGTTCTTTGTGCAATCAAATACAGATGGTTTTGGTAACCCTGATATTGATGGGGAAAATCCTGTGACAATCAGTTTTGGAAATAATATGTATTTCGGTGGTCCCAATTATACGGCAGGCGGACAAATCTGGAGAACAACTGTTGCAACTGAAGTTCAAAATCTTTCCAATAATATTTTAATTAATGTTTTTCCTAATCCGAACAATGGAGAGTTTACGGTTTACGGTCTGCAGTTTCCTGTTCAACTACAGATTTATAATTCTTTAGGTCAGATTGTTCATGAGCAAACTCTAAACAGTAATCTGAAAACTGTAAACCTGAGCGAAGCTAAAAGCGGAATTTATTTTCTGCAAATAAAATCCGACAACTTCATTCAAACTGAAAAATTAGAAGTGATAAAATGA
- a CDS encoding T9SS type A sorting domain-containing protein — protein sequence MRTSIFFSVLIMAFASSRILSQITPPAQLATGPGGLNYPYTTYDSSRYGTDITNMYWLFEPASPSPDSVPVIVVFHGTLQNYMDSTLVPLNEMYLLHHFAKKGYIVIYPLYQYGGNTLLYQQQLTVSAGVINLALTELDNGAHVKPKRDLNGKVMIGATGYSRGGMMSLEIANNYQSLGLPAFDAVADFVGGGNYDSYAGLPSTTKIIIVRAKDDAYNIASLQEIEQAWDSLYNIPCSNKNYLEINSDSLGSPPLTANHYFFVADPNISNSVDALDYFGSWKFCIALFNCTFYGTNCSYVFGAGSNVTSMGNWSNGTPVTQVTLLDSCSTTGIEENGNDVNSEIDIYPNPNNGEFAVYGLQFPVQIQIYNSLGQKVHKQTINSRQESINLLESKGIYFYRVITPSPSGEGWGEVVSSGKFIME from the coding sequence ATGAGAACTTCCATTTTCTTTTCTGTTCTGATAATGGCGTTTGCCTCAAGCAGAATATTATCGCAGATTACTCCTCCTGCACAGCTGGCAACTGGTCCCGGAGGTCTTAATTATCCTTATACTACTTACGACAGTTCACGATACGGAACTGACATTACCAATATGTATTGGCTTTTCGAACCCGCCAGTCCATCCCCTGACTCTGTTCCGGTTATCGTAGTGTTTCACGGCACATTGCAGAATTATATGGATTCAACATTGGTTCCGCTGAATGAAATGTATTTGCTTCATCATTTTGCAAAGAAGGGATACATTGTAATCTATCCTTTGTATCAATATGGAGGCAACACACTGCTTTACCAACAGCAACTAACAGTTTCAGCTGGTGTAATTAATCTTGCGCTTACGGAATTAGATAACGGTGCTCATGTGAAACCCAAAAGGGATTTGAATGGAAAGGTAATGATTGGTGCCACCGGATATTCGCGCGGAGGAATGATGTCGCTGGAAATCGCCAACAACTATCAATCTCTCGGACTGCCTGCCTTTGATGCCGTTGCCGATTTTGTTGGTGGAGGAAATTATGATAGTTATGCCGGACTTCCTTCTACTACAAAAATAATTATCGTGCGCGCAAAAGATGATGCCTATAACATTGCATCACTGCAAGAAATAGAACAGGCATGGGACAGTTTGTACAATATTCCCTGTTCCAATAAAAATTACCTTGAAATAAATTCTGATTCGCTTGGCTCTCCTCCCTTAACGGCTAATCATTATTTTTTTGTTGCAGACCCCAATATTTCCAACTCTGTTGATGCGCTGGATTATTTCGGGAGCTGGAAATTCTGCATCGCGTTGTTCAACTGCACTTTTTACGGCACCAATTGCAGCTACGTATTCGGGGCAGGCAGCAATGTTACCTCTATGGGGAACTGGAGTAATGGCACACCTGTCACACAAGTAACGTTACTGGATTCATGCAGTACAACGGGAATTGAGGAGAATGGAAACGATGTTAATTCAGAAATTGATATTTATCCAAATCCAAACAACGGTGAGTTTGCGGTATACGGCTTGCAGTTTCCGGTTCAAATTCAAATCTATAATTCGCTGGGGCAGAAAGTTCATAAGCAAACTATAAACAGCAGGCAGGAATCCATCAACCTGCTTGAATCAAAAGGAATTTATTTCTACCGTGTTATTACTCCCTCTCCTTCAGGTGAGGGTTGGGGCGAGGTTGTTTCTTCCGGCAAGTTTATTATGGAGTAA